A section of the Verrucomicrobiota bacterium genome encodes:
- a CDS encoding redoxin domain-containing protein, giving the protein MKKFIALAFGGMILTGLCQAQPTQLGIDRNAGISRITVQGEPNRDYTLLGSDMSPTNWTFLSTLSFTNNSSQSWFDSASASMPARFYRALQLNPNTLPEYADDFRLIDHQGVSRSLYYYDYTISTNVKAIVLIFTGNGCSNVAQMVSTIKSLRDQFTPQGVLFWMIDANSADNRSNIVTEANALGITNIPILHDRAQLVANSFHATTTPEVVCVNTLDWSIFYRGTIDDRMGSNPVSTTQYYLSNALTSFLAGGTVTPRQTQTRGCDITLTSIPTPSYSADIAPLLLDKCVRCHSPGNIAPFAMTNYAAVSNKATQMRIETLAGRMPPWHADPFYQSFTNDISLKTNESAMLVKWLDAGAPRGGGIDPLTNAPPQTNYPFVWPAELGTPDVIIPIGTQDVPASGQIDYVNVAFTYNGPTLPLRAAVILPGTVSVVHHIAAGNALADNVINSFMTLYVPGVYIGAFPSNTYKLLTNGTYLGFQLHYTANGTHTNDSSLLGLYTNATVSGSPLIQTSVADSSSSWTIPANTNEYQWIRSNAAFSTNVWLYEVYPHMHTRGLRAKYEAIYTNGTSEVLLSVPHYEFHWQTVYRFAQPKYLPKGSYIRYTCAWDNSVMNKELMDVFTDPDNPNNYRYSPTNSVKWGLQTWEEMFIGYYNYSVAP; this is encoded by the coding sequence GTGAAAAAATTTATTGCCCTCGCATTCGGAGGCATGATCCTCACTGGATTGTGCCAGGCACAACCGACTCAATTGGGCATCGACCGCAATGCCGGCATTTCCCGGATCACCGTCCAAGGTGAGCCGAACCGCGATTACACACTCCTTGGAAGCGACATGTCCCCCACCAACTGGACCTTTCTGTCCACGCTCTCCTTCACCAACAACTCCTCGCAATCCTGGTTTGACTCCGCCTCGGCATCCATGCCCGCTCGTTTTTATCGCGCCCTCCAATTAAACCCCAACACCTTGCCCGAATACGCGGATGATTTTCGGCTAATCGACCATCAAGGGGTATCGCGTTCGCTTTACTACTACGACTACACGATCTCCACCAACGTTAAGGCCATCGTGCTCATCTTCACGGGCAACGGGTGCTCCAACGTGGCGCAAATGGTTTCCACCATCAAATCGTTGCGCGACCAGTTCACACCTCAAGGCGTCCTGTTCTGGATGATCGATGCCAACTCGGCGGACAATCGGTCGAACATCGTGACTGAAGCCAACGCGCTTGGAATTACGAACATCCCGATCCTCCATGACCGGGCGCAACTGGTCGCCAACTCTTTTCACGCGACCACCACACCGGAAGTCGTTTGCGTCAACACATTAGATTGGTCCATTTTTTATCGTGGCACCATTGATGACCGCATGGGCAGCAACCCGGTGTCCACCACCCAATATTACCTGTCGAATGCCTTGACCAGTTTTCTGGCAGGTGGAACGGTGACACCTCGGCAGACGCAGACGAGAGGATGCGACATCACCCTGACGTCGATACCCACGCCTTCCTATTCCGCCGACATCGCGCCGCTGCTGCTGGATAAATGCGTGCGCTGCCATAGCCCGGGCAACATCGCGCCCTTCGCGATGACCAATTACGCGGCCGTTTCAAATAAGGCGACACAGATGCGGATCGAAACCCTGGCCGGCCGCATGCCGCCGTGGCACGCGGATCCTTTTTACCAGAGTTTTACGAATGATATTTCTCTGAAAACAAATGAGTCTGCCATGTTGGTTAAATGGCTCGATGCCGGCGCGCCGCGCGGAGGCGGCATTGACCCCCTCACCAATGCTCCGCCGCAGACCAACTATCCCTTTGTCTGGCCCGCCGAGTTAGGCACCCCGGACGTCATCATCCCGATCGGAACCCAAGATGTTCCCGCGAGCGGCCAGATCGATTATGTCAACGTGGCCTTCACTTACAATGGACCTACCCTTCCGCTGCGTGCGGCGGTGATTCTACCTGGCACAGTATCGGTCGTGCATCACATCGCGGCTGGCAACGCACTTGCGGATAATGTCATAAATAGTTTCATGACCCTTTACGTTCCGGGCGTCTATATCGGGGCGTTTCCTTCCAACACCTACAAGCTCTTAACCAACGGAACTTATTTAGGCTTTCAACTCCATTATACCGCCAATGGGACGCACACGAACGACTCCAGTCTGCTCGGCCTTTATACCAATGCGACCGTTTCCGGATCTCCGTTGATACAGACTTCGGTTGCCGACTCGTCAAGCAGTTGGACTATTCCTGCGAACACGAACGAATATCAGTGGATACGGAGTAATGCCGCCTTTAGCACCAACGTCTGGCTGTATGAAGTTTATCCCCACATGCATACCCGCGGTTTGCGCGCCAAATACGAAGCAATCTATACGAACGGAACAAGCGAAGTGTTGCTTTCCGTCCCGCACTACGAATTTCACTGGCAGACGGTATATCGCTTCGCACAACCCAAATACCTGCCCAAAGGTAGCTACATCCGATACACGTGCGCATGGGATAATTCGGTTATGAACAAGGAACTGATGGATGTCTTCACCGACCCGGACAATCCCAACAATTATCGGTACAGTCCCACTAATTCTGTGAAGTGGGGCTTGCAAACCTGGGAGGAAATGTTCATCGGCTATTACAATTACAGTGTGGCGCCGTAA